A window of Verrucomicrobiota bacterium genomic DNA:
TTAGCTCACGATTCACATTGAAGACACTACCACGGCTCCAGTGTGGGGACAAGCTGCTATTCGCAATATTTGATCTTGCCAGTTATAACATTTGTGACTACATTGACTGCATGATCATTGAATTGAAATTACGCAAGGTCGGCAACTCCATTGGCGTGGTGCTGCCCAAAGAAGCGCTTGCCCGCCTCAATGTGGGCGAGGGGGACACCATTGCGCTTACGGATTCACCGGAAGGCGGCCTGCGGGTGACCCCTGTTTCCGATGGCCGGGAGCAATTTGCCAGGCAAATGGAGGCGGCTGAAAGTGTTATTCGCCGATACCGTAACACGCTCCGAGAATTGGCCAAATAAATGAAACAACCCCAGTGGCTGTTGCGCGATACGGTTCTGGCGCTGCAAGAACGCCTGTTGGCTGAGTTCGGTGGGCAGGGCGGCGTGCGGGATGCCGGGTTATTGGATTCCGCTCTGGCTCGTCCGGAGAACCTGTTTGTTTATGGCCAGCCGGACCTTTTTGATCTCGCGGCTGCCTATGCCTTTGGTCTGGTCCGTAATCATCCCTTTCTTGATGGTAACAAGCGGATCGCCTTCACTGCCGCCATTGTATTTCTGGAATCAAATGGCTGCCATTTTATTGCTGCGGAGGCGGATGCTGCGCTGAAAACCC
This region includes:
- a CDS encoding AbrB/MazE/SpoVT family DNA-binding domain-containing protein translates to MIELKLRKVGNSIGVVLPKEALARLNVGEGDTIALTDSPEGGLRVTPVSDGREQFARQMEAAESVIRRYRNTLRELAK
- a CDS encoding type II toxin-antitoxin system death-on-curing family toxin, which translates into the protein MKQPQWLLRDTVLALQERLLAEFGGQGGVRDAGLLDSALARPENLFVYGQPDLFDLAAAYAFGLVRNHPFLDGNKRIAFTAAIVFLESNGCHFIAAEADAALKTLALAARDLDEPGYAAWLRANSRKR